In Oryza brachyantha chromosome 1, ObraRS2, whole genome shotgun sequence, the following are encoded in one genomic region:
- the LOC102700665 gene encoding keratin, type I cytoskeletal 9-like: MSSSWGWNSGRSFSGSSYSNPSADTYGSGGQQQQYDAAAGKTSVKRQTPAPPSRLKKTSSKNDDGLAVVGYAASGGGGGGYGTTANQNGTKYGAAGYGGYTNGGGYTNAGSVTLYGVGTPYYGNINGGAAGGGYTGGRPGAAVPAGYWAPQDGGRSPGGLYISTKEVHVHGVPHGTYDGEQRRRSGGFFRPAFEAVGHFFDKRFGFHSSD; the protein is encoded by the coding sequence ATGTCGTCTTCGTGGGGCTGGAACAGTGGCCGATCATTCAGCGGCAGCAGCTACTCGAACCCTTCCGCTGACACGTACGGGTCCGGaggacagcagcagcagtatgacgccgccgccggcaagaCGTCGGTGAAGCGTCAGacgcctgcgccgccgtcgcgcctgAAGAAAACCAGCAGCAAGAACGAcgacggcctcgccgtcgtcggctaCGCAGcatcgggcggcggcggcggcggctacggcACCACCGCCAACCAAAACGGCACCAAGTACGGTGCTGCCGGCTACGGCGGCTACACCAACGGAGGCGGCTACACCAACGCCGGTAGCGTCACCCTCTACGGCGTCGGCACGCCCTACTATGGCAACATCAacggcggcgctgccggcggAGGATACACCGGAGGTCGTCCAGGAGCGGCCGTGCCGGCAGGCTACTGGGCTCCGCAGGACGGCGGGCGGTCGCCCGGCGGCCTGTACATCAGCACTAAAGAGGTCCACGTCCACGGAGTGCCACACGGGACGTACGACGGAGAGCAGAGGCGGCGCAGCGGTGGTTTCTTCCGCCCGGCGTTCGAGGCCGTCGGCCATTTCTTCGACAAAAGGTTCGGCTTCCACAGCAgcgactaa